The DNA window atacacacttttacaaaataattgttaagtcaaggggttaaaattcatatttataTTGGCCAGGTCTTATTTTGAACTTTTGATTTTATTTGTGTCTATTGAAAATTACGCAGAGGTACAAATTTTTACTTACCCTTTTTACTTTATCAGAACAATCTACTGTGTAATTGCTTTGTCCATCTGTAATTACCGTACCACTTGCTTTACAACCTAGTGCTGCGTGTGGCCACCTAATAATTGTATACAGTGTctgctctatatatgtccgaatTGCTTAGCGGATATAAGTCCCAgcgctacccccactaccgtggggtatcgtaaggggcccagaagctcgagaGATCTCGGTTCTTGAGGAGTGTATGGTCGCGTGGATCGAACAATAGAAtctccgatatatgtccgtggctagacccgtgttttggacatatatcgagtaaacaccgtGAGGAGCTCATGGGTAGCGTGACCGTCGACGttataattatgaaaattaaaTATCTGGAGAATTTCTTTCGTCCTGCGAAGGTCGAGCATAGCTTTTCGTGTGAGGAAAACTGTTAGTGTCGCGTGGCACCGTTCCGGTGAATGAACCAAAATTATAGTCTTTGACGTCGTGCCTTCGAGAACCGCTTTTTTTACCCTTGTGGGTCACGTTCGCACGGCCGTGCGTGACCCGGTCACAGAGCCTGTTGAGTCGCTACGTTTCAAAGACGGAAAGTAGGGTATCGTgacaaattatttaataattatttcagtAATATCTACAGTGCAAGTGGTTCGTTGAACCAACGCTTTACAGAAACAGCACGCGAGATTCAAACATCATTAATTAGATGTGTCTACAATTTACAGCTGCCGCGATATTAATTGAGTCTAGTAAACGAATACAGAATTGttgaatataaaattgattataTCCGATGCCATAGGTCTGACACCTTTTCTTTTTGGAAATGTGATGCTGCGAAGGTTGTCGGAAATAAAATTCATAATAAGACAATTGCGTAAATTACTACCTACTATATTTGAGTTCGCGAATTTAGAATCAATGTTGTCCCACAACGGAAACAACACGTGTAACATTCAGAAACTGAAGTGTAGTATAAAAAGGATATTTCACCGACTGTGTTATACTACGCTGATTGAAGCACTTCCTTTTCTAGGCTCAATTCATTCCGGCAGATTAGTTGGCATTTCCGGATAACAGTAGTATCGCCATACTTTCACGAAACTGAATATTACACTAGAGAAATGTAACCGCCCGCATGAAGTTCAAGTAAACCATAGACGACTTCAGGATCTGCAAAGTATGCGGTCAGGTATTATCATTTCTAAAGAAAATAATGGCTCTGAACAGGTGTCTCTGGAAAAATTACTTACGATAGTGAACGTATTCAAAGACAACTCGCATACTTTGCCACCGGTGAGTTTCGGTGGGTATAGTGATATAGCATCGAGAAGGACTAAATCGCGTACCTTTGGTGGTGGCATGTTGTACCAGTCGAATTCGTAGCTAGCAAATCCAATCTGCGCACACTGTTGGCAcgacaatttcaatatttcgatAACATTCGAATCTTTACAAACTATTGAAAAATCTGGCTTCCGATTCGCATTATTGCCATTAGTACATAGCTTTGAGAAATATTACTTTCGACGTGCTTATGCACgagggaaaaataaatttttctgttaAATGTTTAACAGTGATTTTCCAGACCAGCTAGATGATTATTACCTGATCGGTGAGAACCTGGCCAATGTAACAATATATCAGCGCGTTGAACGTCATAGAAAGAACGAAAACAGAGTACGTTATCATCGAAATTGTCTCGCTATCCTTCCATTCCTAGAATCAGAAAACCTTGACGAACGTTCTCGATGTCAGTgcaaaaatacataaattttttaaactagaCGTGTTGTTAGTTTTACCAGCAGCCAACAGTATTCGGCGATACATATGATGAACGTGGCGGCCACGATTTCCATGAAGATAATCTCGCTGAAGGAGTTCCCGATGGTCTTAGCGTATCTGAAATTGTTATGGAAAATTAAGATCTCATGATCAGGTATTATAAATTCGCAGAGATGcattttcgtttttacagataaATATAACTTTGTACAATTAGCTTCCGGGATTCAAATAAAAGTTCAATTTAAAGTATTTATACGGGGACagaaaatattaggggtacccatatgtaatcaattatttgcaagaaaatttgttttgcctttaaaAAGAAGGAAAGCATCATTtaaaatatgtaataaatttgacaaatattccaataatccccccccccccattcaATTATTGAACAGGGGAAATTATAGCGTTATTATTGGTAAAAATAATGGATGGATAATATTAGCAACGACCGATTATTAATCCTTCATGGTCCAAAGTATTTTCTCGCTCCTACTTCAGAGCTTGCAACATACAGTTCAATTATATTCCCATGTGTAACTTTATAAAGGCTACAACCGTCGTTATATATCATATGATTGTTACCGATAAATGCAATACATATAAAAGTCAGTGCAAGAAGTGTCCACTGGTGCAAAAATTGATATCAAGTCTAAATTGATAAAAGACCGGACGGGAATTGAAACTAATTATTAAGGACGGTCTCAGACGATTACATTCAAACAATATACACTCGACCTTAATATCTCAGTATGATTCTGAATGATGTCCCCAATAATGACGTTATGGTCAGAGTTCTTCTCGGGACTGGCAATATTAAGCTCCTCCAGTCTCATTATTTGTATCTGTATCTGTCCGCATATGTGTGTTATGAAGAACACGGCCAAAGTGAACGACGCGGCAGTAACGTTGTGTCTAAAAAATCCGGCGAAACACTGAACGCAGTATACAATCTCATAAGTGGGGCTGGACTGGATGTCGAAAAATCTATCATAACCGGGATACGCGAGCGCCTTCACGGTATGATTTCCCACAACGCGGCGCTTCGACATCGGTAGCATAATGTGGAACGAGAAGCCGCCGCTGAAGATGAAAGCGCAGCACATCATAATGAGCATTCGGCTGAAGGTCGCCTGTTTCACCATCAGGTCGCGATGCTGCTCGTTCTTCACGGTTCTCCAATCCTTCTCCATCAGCTCGATGCAACGGGTGAACGTTGCTCGATTCAAAACGATAAACATGTATTTCAGCGCGGACAACGAGCAGTTGCACGCCGAGCCGAGCCACTTTATCTTCGCCTTTCCGCCTATGTTTCCCAGAAGGATCTGACAACAAAGCGGCACGATCAGGGACAATAGACAGGACGTGCACGTGACCAGCAGGACCACCGAAACCGCTTTCTCCCATCTGCTCGTGCGACGGTAAATCAGCGACCAAACCCCCAACGGTTTCAGTACCAAACGACACAGTTCGAAAGCGTAGTCGATGTCATTCTCCACGTGATACTCCTTCGACTGTCTCATCACTGTCTCACCTGACCGATCATGCATGCTGGCTACTCGAGTGCAATGGCCAAACTGATCGACAACCCTGAAAGTTACGGGGTAATATTGCTAGAACGCAAGCGCAAGTATGCATGGATTTTTTTGTCGGGGTACGTCGACGATTTTGCAAGGGAACGGAATCGCCGATAATTATATGTTGCGTGTTCGGTGGATGAATATAGTACCCTGAAAAGGAGGGTACTATAGCTATAGTCTTTGGTCTCGGAGACTACCCTTTCAGTCAATAGTAATTGCTGTGCAGTCGTGGTGGTCATTGTTACGGTCGTCCTGTGCCAGTCCGACATATGAATTTGTGATTCGACAACTGAGTTTACTGTTTCTCGTTTCTCTTCGTGTGTCGTTTTCTTATGCCAATATTTTGTACGTATAAacgttatattttatatttgaaaacgCGTTCGAAAACGGTCCTCTTGATGACTAAATCTGAGCAAATGAATGAATGATAAATGAGGTAATACCCGAGCCGTATGATCGAGAACAATAGATAGGGGAGACACACTGTGAGTACATTGTTCTGTTCGTTCGGCGCACAAGCATGGTCAAACTCCGGTCGGTACTTTTAGAAAGTATAATTTACGTTGCACTTGTAATTAGAATTGGCACAGTGGTCGTCACGACGGCACCGACAGAATATTCTTCGGTACGGTTAGTATAAACTCTTTGGAGTTAGTATGAACACGTTATAAATGCATTGGAGAATATTTGCCGGGTCCGATACGTCCCGTGTCTGTGACGGTAGTATAAATAGGTATAGTATAAATATAAGTCAGCCTTAATGCCAAAAATTCCAGTGCacattatttttaacaatttgttTTGCGGCACTGCCATATGTCATAATAccgaatacagtgttttctcgatacttgtcaacaacacgggtcttgccagcgacatatatcgtccaggagacactattaTTCTTTCGTCCacgtgaacgtcgtacccgtATCATGTTtagactcctcggcgtccgaagcctcttgtagtggggatagtactgTGACTATTATCGCCCAAGTGTTTgagacaaatatcgagaaatgactgtagAATGTATCCTAACATGTACATAGTTATTACATCTATTTTACATGTTAGGTTAACTATCTTCTTACATGTATTTAATAAACATTTCCACTTTTTAACATCTAACCTGAATAATTCTTGAATCTAATCAACATAATGCAGATGTACAAGTATAATACATTAATACCGACATGTAGGATTGCAAGAAATTACATTGTCATCCCGGTTTTCTATGAAAACAGATTTATTCACTTATTCTACAAACAGCTACTGAAACTCCGTATTACATCATAGCTGTTCGAATGAAACTTAAATAGCCTAATGATGTTTTGAGGATCTGCAAAAGCAGACCGGTTGAATGATTAATggaataaatttcattttcatacGATTCCAACATTATTGTTATCGTAGCATAGCATGACTAAATTCAAAATCTCACTTACGCTTCCAAAAGTGGATAGGTTCAAATCTGCTATGTGTCCGGCTGTGATTTTCGCAGGATTATTAGACATAGCGATGATCAAGATTAGACTGCGCATTGTTCCAACAGGAAATTTATA is part of the Halictus rubicundus isolate RS-2024b chromosome 3, iyHalRubi1_principal, whole genome shotgun sequence genome and encodes:
- the LOC143352951 gene encoding odorant receptor 4-like isoform X1 — protein: MHDRSGETVMRQSKEYHVENDIDYAFELCRLVLKPLGVWSLIYRRTSRWEKAVSVVLLVTCTSCLLSLIVPLCCQILLGNIGGKAKIKWLGSACNCSLSALKYMFIVLNRATFTRCIELMEKDWRTVKNEQHRDLMVKQATFSRMLIMMCCAFIFSGGFSFHIMLPMSKRRVVGNHTVKALAYPGYDRFFDIQSSPTYEIVYCVQCFAGFFRHNVTAASFTLAVFFITHICGQIQIQIMRLEELNIASPEKNSDHNVIIGDIIQNHTEILRYAKTIGNSFSEIIFMEIVAATFIICIAEYCWLLVWKASRWSDTIAMTTYSVFMLSLMSRMLIFCYVGQVLTDQCAQIGFAGYEFDWYNLPPPKARDLVLLDAISLYPPTFIGGKLCELSLNTFTIILKTSMVYLNFMRAVTYL
- the LOC143352951 gene encoding odorant receptor 13a-like isoform X2, which gives rise to MHDRSGETVMRQSKEYHVENDIDYAFELCRLVLKPLGVWSLIYRRTSRWEKAVSVVLLVTCTSCLLSLIVPLCCQILLGNIGGKAKIKWLGSACNCSLSALKYMFIVLNRATFTRCIELMEKDWRTVKNEQHRDLMVKQATFSRMLIMMCCAFIFSGGFSFHIMLPMSKRRVVGNHTVKALAYPGYDRFFDIQSSPTYEIVYCVQCFAGFFRHNVTAASFTLAVFFITHICGQIQIQIMRLEELNIASPEKNSDHNVIIGDIIQNHTEILRYAKTIGNSFSEIIFMEIVAATFIICIAEYCWLLEWKDSETISMITYSVFVLSMTFNALIYCYIGQVLTDQCAQIGFASYEFDWYNMPPPKVRDLVLLDAISLYPPKLTGGKVCELSLNTFTIILKSSMVYLNFMRAVTFL
- the LOC143352951 gene encoding odorant receptor 13a-like isoform X3; the encoded protein is MHDRSGETVMRQSKEYHVENDIDYAFELCRLVLKPLGVWSLIYRRTSRWEKAVSVVLLVTCTSCLLSLIVPLCCQILLGNIGGKAKIKWLGSACNCSLSALKYMFIVLNRATFTRCIELMEKDWRTVKNEQHRDLMVKQATFSRMLIMMCCAFIFSGGFSFHIMLPMSKRRVVGNHTVKALAYPGYDRFFDIQSSPTYEIVYCVQCFAGFFRHNVTAASFTLAVFFITHICGQIQIQIMRLEELNIASPEKNSDHNVIIGDIIQNHTEILRYAKTIGNSFSEIIFMEIVAATFIICIAEYCWLLEWKDSETISMITYSVFVLSMTFNALIYCYIGQVLTDQCAQIGFAGYEFDWYNLPPPKARDLVLLDAISLYPPTFIGGKLCELSLNTFTIILKTSMVYLNFMRAVTYL